From Arachis stenosperma cultivar V10309 chromosome 2, arast.V10309.gnm1.PFL2, whole genome shotgun sequence, one genomic window encodes:
- the LOC130962479 gene encoding uncharacterized protein LOC130962479, which translates to MPFGLKNAGATYQRLMNRIFHDLIGKTVEVYVDDILAKTTRPDDLLNDLARVFASLRQHGMRLNPLKCAFAMEAGKFLGFMITQRGVEANPEKCQAILQMKSPGCIKDVQRLAGRLTSLSRFLGASATKALPFFNLMKKGMAFEWTPACEEAFQHFKEILAAPPVLGKPRDGEPLYLYLAITSEALAAVLVREDGKTQQPVYFISRALQGAELRYSKLEKLALALLTSSRRLKQYFQSHQVVVRTDQGIRQVLQKPDLAGRMMTWSIELSQYDIRYEPRQAIKAQAMADFLVEVTGDPGEDMGTRWKLHVDGASNQTFGGAGIILESPIGVVYEQSVRFEFPISNNQAEYEALIGGLTLAAEVGARRLEVCSDSQVVTSQVNGSYQAKDPLLQKYLEKPGEGNRSLIQGMTREPAIALHIATLSSSWLDPITNFLEHGQVPGDEKDAAKLRREAAKYAVIQGQLFRKGLSQPLLKCLHPDQTDYVLKEVHEGCCGHHIGGKALARKLIRAGYYWPSMMADSKESGGNCRKDLIDEAREMAHLTETALKQRIALRYNTKVLKREFGPNDLVLRRNDIGPPTPGEGKLAANWEGPYRVKKVMGKGAFKLERLDGKEVPRTWNADNLRRFYS; encoded by the exons ATGCCATTTGGCTTGAAAAATGCGGGGGCaacatatcaaaggctgatgaacaggaTATTCCACGACCTCATAGGAAAAACGGTTgaagtctacgtggacgacatcctgGCAAAAACAACACGACCTGACGACCTCCTAAACGACCTGGCAAGAGTATTTGCGTCCCTCCGTCAACACGGTATGAGGCTGAACCCcctcaagtgcgccttcgccatggaagccggTAAGTTCCTGGGATTtatgataactcagagaggggtagaagctaacccggagaaatgccagGCAATACTTCAGATGAAGAGCCCGGGCTGTATCAAGGACGTCCAGAGGTTGGCAGGGCGATTGACATCACTTTCCCGGTTTCTCGGAGCCTCGGCGACAAAGGCCCTGCCATTTtttaacctcatgaagaaagggatggcCTTTGAGTGGACACCCGCGTGCGAAGAAGCCTTCCaacacttcaaggaaatcctggCGGCACCTCCCGTTCTCGGGAAGCCAAGGGACGGGGAACCACTATACCTATACCTCGCTATAACAAGCGAAGCCCTGGCCGCAGTACTGGTACGGGAGGACGGGAAAACCCAACAACCAGTCTACTTCATAAGCAGGGCCCTACAAGGAGCAGAATTAAGATAtagcaagttggaaaagctagccCTGGCACTCCTAACTTCCTCGAGAAGGTTAAAACAATACTTCCAAAGTCACCAAGTGGTCGTCAGAACGGACCAGGGGATCCGGCAAGTTCTCCAAAAACCCGACCTagcgggaagaatgatgacttggtccatcgaaCTCTCTCAATATGACATACGGTACGAGCCCCGACAAGCCATCAAGGCGCAGGCCATGGCGGATTTCTTGGTTGAAGTAACGGGGGATCCAGGCGAAGACATGggtacacggtggaagctccatgtggacggagcctccaaccagacctTCGGAGGTGCCGGGATCATCCTGGAAAGCCCGATTGGGGTTGTATACGAACAGTCGGTTAGATTCGAATTTCCCAtctcaaacaaccaagcagaatacgaagccctcataGGAGGCTTGACCCTAGCGGCGGAAGTCGGCGCAAGAAGACTGGAAGTATGCAGCGATTCCCAAGTCGTCACTTCCCAAGTAAACGGCAGCTACCAAGCCAAGGACCCCTTGTTgcagaagtacttggaaaag CCAGGGGAGGGGAAccggtctctcatccaaggcatgACAAGGGAACCAGCAATTGCACTACACATAGCAACCCTAAGTTCTtcatggctagaccccatcaccaACTTCCTAGAACACGGCCAAGTCCCTGGTGATGAAAAGGATGCGGCAAAATTAAGAAGAGAAGCGGCAAAATACGCCGTCATCCAAGGACAGCTGTTCAGAAAAGGGCTTAGCCAACCCCTACTGAAGTGCCTACACCCCGACCAGACGGACTATGTCCTCAAGGAAGTCCATGAGGGCTGCTGTGGGCACCACATCGGAGGCAAGGCCCTAGCAAGGAAGTTAATCCGAGCTGGATACTACTGGCCGTCGATGATGGCAGATTCCAAAGA GAGTGGAGGAAACTGTAGAAAGGACCTGATAGATGAAGCCCGGGAAATGGCCCATTTGACGGAAACGGCGCTAAAACAAAGAATAGCTCTGCGAtacaacaccaaagtgctcaagaGGGAATTTGGGCCtaacgacctcgtcctaaggcggAATGATATCGGCCCACCGACCCCCGGAGAGGGCAAGCTAGCGGCAAACTGGGAAGGTCCCTACAGAGTCAAAAAGGTGATGGGAAAAGGAGCCTTTAAGTTAGAAAGGCTCGATGGCAAGGAGGTCCCGAGGACATGGAACGCGGACAACCTTagaagattctactcctag